A single region of the Duganella sp. BuS-21 genome encodes:
- a CDS encoding heavy metal translocating P-type ATPase codes for MNQQAIKIEGMSCASCVGRVERVLAAVPGVDKVSVNLATEMARVESAQVLDFALLAQAIDKAGYQASQPEPAFAAPATAATTSAADPSRPAALVAPRGGLAVLLAALFSLPLVTPMLLELAGIHWMLDGRLQWLLATPVQFWLGARFYRAGWLAARARSGNMDLLVAIGTSAAYGLSVFQLVAAGPMPHLYFEASAVVITLVLLGKWLETRAKRQTAEAIRALQTLRPEAARVRRGGQDVDVAINQVGVGDIIVIRPGERIAADGEITEGASHVDEALITGESLPVARHVGERVTGGAINGEGLLLVRVSAVGAESTLARIIRLVEDAQAAKAPVQHLVDRVSAVFVPVLLVLALLTFGGWWLFGGDAQQAIINAVAVLVIACPCALGLATPAAIMAGTGVAARHGILIKDAEALELAHRITTVAFDKTGTLTEGKPSLTDMAAAPGVDEARLLQLAAAVQRGSEHALARAVVQAAGAGAAPHASDVAALPGRGVAATVDGVRLVLGSTRLMQEQGISLQALAARAEVLERAGYTISWLADADTRQLLGLLAFGDRIKPQARAAIEALHALGIDTVLLTGDNQGSADAVGQQLGVRRIVANMLPADKALAIAALKRDGATIAMVGDGINDAPALAAADVGIAMSSGTDVAMHAAGITLMRGDPALVAAAISISRRSYNKIRQNLFWAFIYNLIGIPLAVCGLLNPMVAGGAMALSSVSVISNALLLRRWKPEQTT; via the coding sequence ATGAATCAGCAAGCGATCAAAATTGAAGGCATGAGCTGCGCCTCCTGCGTCGGCAGGGTGGAGCGCGTGCTGGCGGCCGTGCCGGGCGTGGACAAGGTCAGCGTCAATCTAGCCACCGAGATGGCGCGGGTGGAGTCGGCCCAGGTGCTGGACTTTGCACTGCTGGCGCAGGCCATCGACAAAGCCGGCTACCAGGCCTCGCAACCCGAGCCGGCCTTTGCCGCTCCTGCCACCGCCGCAACCACCTCCGCTGCCGACCCGTCCCGTCCCGCTGCATTAGTCGCGCCGCGCGGCGGCCTCGCCGTCCTGCTGGCGGCCCTGTTCTCCCTGCCGCTGGTGACGCCCATGCTGTTGGAACTGGCCGGCATCCACTGGATGCTGGACGGTCGCCTGCAATGGCTGCTCGCCACGCCGGTCCAATTCTGGCTGGGCGCGCGTTTCTATCGCGCCGGCTGGCTGGCGGCGCGCGCTCGTAGCGGCAATATGGATCTGCTGGTGGCCATCGGCACCAGCGCCGCCTATGGCCTGAGCGTCTTCCAGCTGGTCGCGGCCGGCCCCATGCCGCATCTGTACTTCGAAGCCTCGGCCGTGGTCATCACCCTGGTCCTGCTGGGCAAATGGCTGGAGACGCGCGCCAAGCGGCAAACCGCCGAAGCCATTCGCGCCCTGCAAACGCTGCGTCCCGAAGCGGCCCGGGTACGGCGCGGCGGGCAGGATGTCGATGTCGCCATCAACCAGGTAGGCGTGGGCGACATCATCGTGATCCGTCCCGGCGAGCGCATCGCGGCCGATGGCGAGATCACCGAAGGCGCCAGCCATGTCGATGAAGCCCTGATCACCGGCGAGAGCCTGCCGGTGGCGCGCCATGTGGGCGAGCGGGTGACAGGAGGCGCCATCAATGGCGAAGGCTTGCTGCTGGTGCGCGTGAGCGCCGTCGGCGCGGAAAGCACGCTGGCGCGCATCATCCGCCTGGTGGAAGATGCGCAGGCCGCCAAGGCGCCGGTACAACATCTGGTGGACCGCGTGAGCGCAGTCTTCGTGCCGGTGTTGCTGGTGCTGGCGCTGCTGACCTTTGGCGGCTGGTGGCTGTTCGGCGGCGATGCGCAGCAAGCCATCATCAACGCGGTGGCGGTGCTGGTGATCGCCTGTCCGTGCGCGCTGGGACTGGCGACGCCGGCCGCCATCATGGCTGGCACCGGCGTCGCGGCGCGCCACGGCATCCTGATCAAGGACGCCGAAGCGCTGGAGCTGGCGCACCGCATCACCACCGTCGCTTTCGACAAGACCGGCACGCTGACCGAAGGCAAGCCATCGTTGACCGACATGGCGGCGGCGCCGGGCGTGGACGAGGCGCGATTGCTGCAACTGGCCGCCGCCGTGCAGCGCGGCAGCGAACATGCGCTGGCACGCGCCGTGGTGCAAGCCGCCGGCGCTGGCGCGGCGCCGCATGCATCCGATGTCGCCGCCTTGCCCGGACGCGGCGTGGCGGCGACCGTCGACGGCGTGCGGCTGGTGCTGGGCAGCACACGCCTGATGCAGGAGCAGGGCATCTCCCTGCAAGCGCTTGCCGCGCGCGCCGAAGTGCTGGAACGCGCCGGCTACACCATCTCCTGGCTGGCCGACGCCGACACCCGCCAACTGCTCGGCCTACTGGCCTTCGGCGACCGCATCAAACCACAAGCCCGCGCCGCCATCGAAGCGTTGCACGCCCTGGGCATCGACACCGTCCTGCTCACCGGCGACAACCAGGGCAGCGCCGACGCGGTCGGCCAGCAGCTCGGCGTGCGCCGTATCGTCGCGAACATGCTGCCTGCCGATAAAGCCCTGGCCATCGCCGCCCTCAAGCGCGACGGCGCCACCATCGCCATGGTCGGCGACGGCATCAACGATGCGCCGGCACTGGCGGCGGCGGACGTCGGCATCGCCATGTCCAGCGGCACCGACGTCGCCATGCACGCCGCCGGCATCACCCTGATGCGCGGCGATCCAGCCCTGGTGGCGGCGGCCATCTCGATCTCGCGCCGCAGCTACAACAAGATCCGCCAGAACCTGTTCTGGGCCTTCATTTACAACCTGATCGGCATTCCGCTGGCGGTGTGCGGGCTGCTCAACCCGATGGTGGCCGGCGGCGCCATGGCGCTCAGCTCCGTCAGCGTGATCAGCAACGCGCTGCTGCTGCGGCGCTGGAAACCGGAGCAGACCACATGA
- the cueR gene encoding Cu(I)-responsive transcriptional regulator: MNIGQAAAATGISAKMIRYYESIALIPAGRRTDAGYRIFGENDLHTLRFVKRARQLGFSLDQIRDLLSLWQNKARASADVKTIALGHVEQLNQRIAELTEMRDTLQTLAGGCHGDDRPDCPILQSLAN, from the coding sequence ATGAACATCGGACAGGCAGCAGCGGCGACCGGCATTTCCGCGAAAATGATCCGCTACTACGAAAGCATCGCCCTGATCCCGGCGGGCAGGCGCACCGACGCCGGTTACCGCATCTTTGGCGAGAACGACCTGCACACGCTGCGCTTCGTCAAACGCGCGCGCCAACTGGGCTTTTCGCTGGACCAGATCCGCGACCTGCTGTCCTTGTGGCAGAACAAAGCGCGCGCCAGCGCGGACGTCAAAACCATCGCGCTGGGGCACGTGGAGCAGCTCAACCAGCGCATCGCCGAACTCACCGAAATGCGCGACACCTTGCAAACACTGGCCGGCGGCTGTCACGGCGATGATCGCCCCGACTGCCCGATACTCCAAAGCCTGGCCAACTAA
- a CDS encoding FecR family protein, with protein MNQLKNSTAIKALMLLALFWMAGASWAAQVAGTVVQLSGPLLAKKADGAVRILSMKSEIESGDTLVTEKNTYAMVKFIDNSEITLKPSTTFKVENFSFDAGKPDGDNASFNLVKGGLRSVTGLLGKRNKEKFAMKTPSATIGIRGTTFIVDWIEPTEQAVAVAAAAREAWMMASTAALGDSYPVQPLMLAQANIPLAIPGGPAPLPPGLYVHVIDGLINVANPSGNLNFAPGQFGFTPSFKQPPVMLPSNPGIPFTLPSTFSSTTAASGSGASKSKSNDVDCEVR; from the coding sequence ATGAACCAACTAAAAAACTCTACTGCAATTAAAGCGTTGATGTTGCTGGCGCTGTTCTGGATGGCCGGCGCAAGCTGGGCCGCCCAGGTGGCCGGCACCGTGGTGCAGCTGAGCGGGCCGTTGCTGGCCAAGAAGGCCGACGGTGCGGTGCGCATCCTCTCCATGAAGTCGGAGATCGAAAGCGGCGACACGCTGGTGACCGAGAAGAACACCTACGCCATGGTGAAATTCATCGACAATAGTGAGATCACGCTCAAGCCGTCGACCACCTTCAAGGTGGAAAATTTCAGCTTTGATGCCGGCAAGCCGGATGGCGACAATGCCTCGTTCAATCTGGTCAAGGGCGGGTTGCGCTCGGTCACCGGTTTGCTGGGCAAGCGCAACAAGGAGAAGTTCGCGATGAAAACGCCAAGCGCCACCATCGGCATCCGCGGCACCACCTTCATCGTGGACTGGATCGAACCGACCGAGCAGGCGGTCGCCGTCGCAGCGGCTGCACGCGAAGCCTGGATGATGGCCAGCACCGCCGCGCTGGGCGACAGCTACCCGGTGCAGCCGCTGATGCTGGCGCAAGCGAATATTCCGCTAGCGATTCCAGGCGGGCCGGCGCCGCTGCCGCCCGGCCTTTACGTGCATGTGATCGACGGCCTGATCAACGTGGCCAACCCGAGCGGCAACCTGAATTTCGCGCCAGGTCAGTTCGGCTTTACGCCAAGCTTCAAGCAGCCGCCGGTCATGCTGCCGTCGAATCCGGGCATACCGTTCACGCTGCCGTCGACTTTTTCCTCGACCACCGCAGCATCCGGCAGCGGCGCCAGCAAGTCCAAGAGCAACGACGTGGATTGCGAAGTCCGCTAA